GGTTTTTCTATACCAACTAAAATTGCAATATCATTACTTATCGGGACAATTTTTGTTGCTCGTTCACCCGTATCAGCTATAGCTGTAATTAATGAACTTAAAGCCAAAGGACCATTCACACAAACTTCAATAGGAGTAACAGTTTTAAAAGATGTTTTAGTAATAATTTTATTTGCTATTTGTATATCAATTGCAGATGCTTTAATTATAGGCGGAATTTTAAAGTTTAACCTAATTTGGATAATTATTATTGAATTGACATTTGCTTTACTATTGGGATATGCACTTGGAAAAATCATTTCATATTTTCTTTCTCTAAAATTTAAAACTATAATTAAAGCTATTATAATCCTGATTTTAGGATATTCAATTTATTTATTAACCGATATAATTGAAAATTATAGTCATAAAATATTTTCTATTAATATATATATAGAACCTTTACTTATATGTATTATCGGAAGTTTTGTAGTTAATAATTATTCTAAATATCGTCGTGAATTTTTAAAAATTATTCATGATGTTGCCCCTGTAATTTATATAATATTTTTTACACTTGCCGGTGTTTCTGTTTCCCTTGATGTGATAGCTAAATCGTGGATAATTGCCTTTGTATTGTTTTTTATCAGATTAGTAACCATGATGATTGGTGCATATATCGGTGGAACTTTAGGAGGCGACCCTTTACGGTTTAATAAAATAAGCTGGATGCCATATGTAACTCAAGCTGGTGTTGCGCTTGGATTAGTAACTGTTGTTGCCGGAAAATATCCCGAATGGGGACAAGAATTTGCAACAATTATAATATCAGTAATTGTTTTAAATCAAATTATCGGGCCACCTTTATTCAAATGGGCAATAAACCACGTTGGAGAAAGCCATACACATGCTCCAACACCTGAAATAGAACAACATTCAGCTTTTATTTTCGGATTAGAAAGCCAGTCCATTATGCTTGCTCAACAACTACAATCGCAAGGATGGCATATTAAAATAATTACAAAAAGAAAAGATTTTGATATTAAAAAAGGCTTGGAAATTGTTTATGTACCGGATTTTTCACTTCAAACTTTAAAAAAACTCCGTGCAGAAAAACTAAATTCTATAATTTGCATGCTTTCGGATGAAGAAAATTATAAAATATGTCAATTAGCATATGAAAATTTTGGAACAAAAGAATTAATTGTTCTGTTATATCATAGATTTAATATTGAACGTTTTCATAAATTAGGGGCATTAATTGTTTATCCCGATACGGCGATTATAAGTTTGTTAGACCATCTTGTTCGTTCTCCTGTTGCTACTTCTTTACTTCTCGGCATGGAACCAGATCAGGACGTAATTGATATTGTAGTTCGTAATGGTGATATTCATGGATTAGCATTAAGAGATATAAGATTACCTGCAAATGTTCTTATTCTCGCAACAAAAAGAGCCGGACATAAATTAATTTCAACAGGTTTTACAAGACTTAGATTAGGTGATATAATAACTTTAGTTGGTTCAGTAAAAAGTTTGGAAGAAGTTAAACTACGTTTTGGAAGTGCGTAGAATAACAATTAGCATCTGCATGAAAACTCTAAATGGCTTGATATTTCAGTGATGTATTTTTTTTTGAGTTTTCGCATTACTCACGTTATTCTTTATTTTTAAAGGTGTTCGTGAGATCGTTTCACTATGTTGTTATATTGTTTCATTGTTCAATTGTTAAATGGCTAAATTGTTATAATAATTGCCATTATATCTTTACAATAGCAATTTAACAATAGAACAATTTAGCAATTATTAAATATATTCAACCTGTAAAATAAGCAGTATTGCAATAATATTCGGTATTTTAAGTTTTTTTCAAATACTAAATTATATGAATATTTTAATTATACCAAATTCATTCAGAGGAAGTTTAAATACTTTCGAAATTGCTGATATAATGGAAAAAGCATTTGTTTCCGTAAGTAATGATTTTAATGTAATTAAACTTCCCGTTTCCGATGGAGGTGATCATACTTTACAAACCTTGCTCAGTGTTCTTGGTGGTGAAATTAAATACACAAAGGTTTTAAATCCTTTACAAAAATTAATTGAAGCACCATTTGGAATTACTCCTGAAAATATCGGAATTATTGAAATGGCTTGTGCATCAGGAACAAAACTCTTAAAACATGGCGAGCTAAATCCCACTACAACAACAACATACGGCACAGGACAATTAATTAAAACTCTTTTAGGCTATGATTGTAAAAAAATTATTATAGGCATTGGCGGAAGTGCAACTATTGACGCAGGAGTTGGGATGTTACAAGCTTTAGGTATAAGTTTTAAAGATAAAAGTAATAATGAAATTGAATTTGGCGGTGGAAATATTGGTAAAATAGTAAATATTGATATTTCAAATTTTGATAAAAGAATTTATGATTGTGAAATAAAAGTTGCCTGTGATGTTGATAATGTATTAACTGGAAATAATGGAGCAGCAAAAGTATTTGGTTCTCAGAAAGGAGGCAGTCCCGAAGAAATTAAAATTCTTGACAAAAACTTAGAGCATTTTGCGACTATAACAGAAAAACTCCTTAATAAACAAATCGCTAATATTAAATTTGGAGGTGCAGCAGGCGGTATAGCCGCATCCTTGTATGCCTTTTGTGATGCTAAATTAGTAAATGGCACAGATTATATTTTAGACAAAATTAATTTTCAAA
The Bacteroidales bacterium genome window above contains:
- a CDS encoding cation:proton antiporter, with product MNIILQYIIILSVFVIISISANQFAKLFQKIHFPLITGLLIMGIICGPYLLNLISLNDVKNLDFLNDISLAFIAFSAGAELYLKELRSRFKIIKWMTFGQLFFTFTLSSLIVFFIGDFIPFMSGFSIPTKIAISLLIGTIFVARSPVSAIAVINELKAKGPFTQTSIGVTVLKDVLVIILFAICISIADALIIGGILKFNLIWIIIIELTFALLLGYALGKIISYFLSLKFKTIIKAIIILILGYSIYLLTDIIENYSHKIFSINIYIEPLLICIIGSFVVNNYSKYRREFLKIIHDVAPVIYIIFFTLAGVSVSLDVIAKSWIIAFVLFFIRLVTMMIGAYIGGTLGGDPLRFNKISWMPYVTQAGVALGLVTVVAGKYPEWGQEFATIIISVIVLNQIIGPPLFKWAINHVGESHTHAPTPEIEQHSAFIFGLESQSIMLAQQLQSQGWHIKIITKRKDFDIKKGLEIVYVPDFSLQTLKKLRAEKLNSIICMLSDEENYKICQLAYENFGTKELIVLLYHRFNIERFHKLGALIVYPDTAIISLLDHLVRSPVATSLLLGMEPDQDVIDIVVRNGDIHGLALRDIRLPANVLILATKRAGHKLISTGFTRLRLGDIITLVGSVKSLEEVKLRFGSA
- a CDS encoding glycerate kinase → MNILIIPNSFRGSLNTFEIADIMEKAFVSVSNDFNVIKLPVSDGGDHTLQTLLSVLGGEIKYTKVLNPLQKLIEAPFGITPENIGIIEMACASGTKLLKHGELNPTTTTTYGTGQLIKTLLGYDCKKIIIGIGGSATIDAGVGMLQALGISFKDKSNNEIEFGGGNIGKIVNIDISNFDKRIYDCEIKVACDVDNVLTGNNGAAKVFGSQKGGSPEEIKILDKNLEHFATITEKLLNKQIANIKFGGAAGGIAASLYAFCDAKLVNGTDYILDKINFQKHLKWADIVITAEGKIDKQTKRGKAPYGIAVRAKKEGKPVIAFAGQIFDNSTEIFNGAYSFINKPMDLKTAFSETKNLLFSSVKQIAKTIFTISKL